The Isorropodon fossajaponicum endosymbiont JTNG4 genome segment TTTAATATAAGCCATGTCGTCAAGTACATCAACGCTTAATTTCCCTACTTTTTGCTGGCTTAAAGTTTGGGGATGTGGATAGCGCCAAGCTCTATCTTCTTTGCCATTTTGAATGATTTGTGGCGTATAAACTTGAGAAATGTTGTTTTGTTGATGGTGTTGTTTTTGTCTTTTTGTATAATCAGCATGTGCAAATTTGTCTTGCCAGCCGATATAATCCCAATAGTCCACATGAAACGCCATGGGTATTATTTCACTAAATAATTTTGGGTGTTGCATAAATTCGCTGAGCCATTTATCCGCTGTCGGGCAAGAACTGCAGCCTTCATAGGTGTAAAGTTCAACCATGGTATTTTGGTAGTCGGTGCTTTCAAAGTGAAGGCTTTTTGCAAAAACAGTACCACCAAAAAGAACAAGAAGTAATGAGAGGGTTATTTTTATTAAGCGCATACTTTAATGTACGCACTTATTAATAAAAAGTTTCAGCTAAGCGGCTTTTTTGCTTGTTTCTTCCATTTTCTCAGCTTTGTCTAGCCGTTGCTGTTTGAAGCATATATTTTCGTGGTCTATCTTTGTCTAAAATAAATACTAATCGTTGTAAAATGCCCATCGGGTTGTAATACCCCAAAAAACCACCATTCTAAAGTAGAAAATTCTATAATAAAAAATAAGGAGTTTTCACATGAAAAAATCAAGATATACAGAGTTATAAATAGTCAACATACTCAAACAAAACCAATCAGGCATATCTGTGGCTGATCTATGCCGTGAATACGCAATGTCTCAAGCCACATTTTACAAATGGAGATCTAAATACGGTGATACAGATTTTGTCTCTATGGTTAAACGCTTAAAAGAGCTAGAATCAGAAAATGCTCAATTCAAACGTATGTATGCTGAGAGTGAGTTGAAACTGCAAATTACAAAGGATGCCTTAGCAAAAAAGTTCTAAAGCCATCCCAGTGGCGTGAGGATGGCTTTAAACATCAATGAACAAAATAAGAACACAAGTATCAAACTTATTTACGAAGTTTGTAGCATTAGTAAAAGCACTTATTATTATCAACCAAAACTCAGTGATGACAATGCTTTAATTGCCGATTGTCTACTGCGCTTAACCGCAACGCACAAGCGTTGGGGTTTTAAACTGTGCTATTTATATCTACGTAATGTTAAAGACTACAAATTTAACCATAAACGAGTGTATCGCATTTACCAAGAACTGGAGCTCAATCTAAGAATCAAGCCAAGAAGAAGAATCAAAAGAGATAAACCCGAAGCACTGAGTGTGCCAACAACTATTAACCAAACTTGGTCAATGGATTTTATGTCAGACTCACTCACTGATGGCAGGCACATTAGAACTTTTAATGTTGTCGATGATTACAATCGGGAAGGCTTGAATATTGATGTGGACTTGTCCATGCCAGCAAGACGAGTTATTCAATCATTAGAACGTTTGATTCAGTGGCGGATCTTCACAATGAAGGCATGATTTAGGGAAATGTAGGGTTTCGGTGAGTGTGCAATGCTCTAACCTACTTGGACACATTTCAAGCCGCTTTTTTCAATTCAGCCATCTTTTGAGCAGGTGTTAAATACCCAATCGCTGAATGAATCCTTTTGTAATTATACAAGTAGATATAACCCTCTACATTTTGCACGACTTCACTATGATTTGCAAAACTTTGATAATTTAATCTCTCAGTCTTCAGACTTCTAAAGAAACGCTCCATGACCGCATTATCCCAACAATTACCTCGCCTGCTCATGCTTTGAGTAATGTTGTTCTTGTTGCAATAATCAATAAAAACTTTAGAAGAGTATTGAGTCCCTTGATCAGAGTGGAACATGTGTTTATTTGTATTGGGCTGGTGTCTAGACACAGCATTACTAAGCGCATCCTTTGCCAACTGAGCATTAGGCTGTTTTGACAATGCCCAACCAACAACTTGTCTTGAGCCTAAATCCAACACACTGGCTAAATAACTCCCACCTTGATAGGTTTTGATATAGGTAATATCACCAACCCAATGCGTATTAATTGATTGCTGCTCAAACACACGATTTAATAGGTTTTTTGCCTTTTTAAACATCAATCTAGTATTAGGGTAATAATGACGCTTTCTTGGGCGTATGGCAACTACATTGGCTTTTTTCATTAGCGTTGCAGTTTGGTAAATACCAATGTTATAACCTTGGTTATTCAAAACTACTCGCATTCTGCGTTTGCCATAGGTGTATCCAACTTCAATAGCAGTTTGTTTGATTAATTTAATCATAGCGTTGGTGTTGTTGTTTACTCGCTTATCTTTGACTTGATAGTAATAACTACTGCGAGGAAGTTTGAGTAATGCTCATAATTCTTTAGTATTGTATTGTTGGCAAGCCTTGTTTATCTTGATAATCATATCACTTGGTGATTGTCCACAGCGAACAAGGCTGTTGCCTTTTTTAAGATTTCATTGTCCCTTTGTGCGCGCCAAAGTTGTTTCTCAAGCAGTTGTATTGTTTGTTGTTCAGAAGTCAGCGCTTTGCCTGACTCTGGTGTTTGTCCACCAAGCTCTGCTAGGTATTGTTTTCTCCATCTGCTAACTGCTGAGGAGCAAGCTCCTGATATTATCATGATTTTTTTTATTGGTGTAATTCTCATGCACCATGAGTTTGGCATAATCTAGTGTTCCCCCCTCAAGGGGGTATTGAACAGAATGTTCAACGGTAAAAGTCACTCGTTGTTTTCTTGATTTATATTGTGTCATTACTGACCTCCTTATGGTTTGTATTATAAGGCTATCTTTGTGTCCAATAAAATTAGACTATTGCAGTATGGTATGTGCTATTTCAGGTTGTTGTGGGTAATTCGCTAACTTTAGAGACTCGTGAGGTGTTCTATACTCCAGCTCATTATACGGGTTTGTGGGATATGCGATTAAATCTTAGGAAATCTGAGAGTTTAATTACTAAACAACAGAAACAACAGAACAAGCAACACTCATCGATTCGTTATATTGTTGAGCGAACCTTTGGTTTGCTCAAGCTTCATCATGGTTTAGGCAAGGTAAGATACCTTGGTTTAGAAAGAAATAAAACCAGGGCTCAGTTAATTGCCATGAGTCACAACTTGAAAGACTGGCATGAATATATTCAAACGAATGCAAAGCCTGAGGGGTTGTTGTGTTTAAAGGTTGGAATGGTGTAAAAAATAAGAAAAATAAATGCTAAAAGCATCTATTTAAAAGGTGGTTTGTTAGATTTTTATGCAAAGATGAGAAAATCTGGTAAATTTTTTAGAAAAAATAAAAAGAATGGAATTTTGGAGAGGGAATTATGAATTACGCAAAGGTCTCTCTTTTAAGGTAATAAATTTTTAACGCCAGCGTCATTTTTAACCATACTACATGGCGTTATACTTAGTCAACACTAGGTAGCCATTTAATTGAACAGCCCATTGAGGGTATTTGTTCTTTGGGACCTTGTCTAGTTATGGCTATTTGGCTCATTGCATCAAATAAATCACGCTTAATATCCACCGCTGCAGACTCTTTGTGTGACGCGTCAAGCCGACCACGATATTGCAATTT includes the following:
- a CDS encoding DUF1223 domain-containing protein; its protein translation is MRLIKITLSLLLVLFGGTVFAKSLHFESTDYQNTMVELYTYEGCSSCPTADKWLSEFMQHPKLFSEIIPMAFHVDYWDYIGWQDKFAHADYTKRQKQHHQQNNISQVYTPQIIQNGKEDRAWRYPHPQTLSQQKVGKLSVDVLDDMAYIKFKPQ
- a CDS encoding transposase encodes the protein MLFQVVVGNSLTLETREVFYTPAHYTGLWDMRLNLRKSESLITKQQKQQNKQHSSIRYIVERTFGLLKLHHGLGKVRYLGLERNKTRAQLIAMSHNLKDWHEYIQTNAKPEGLLCLKVGMV